A part of Limihaloglobus sulfuriphilus genomic DNA contains:
- a CDS encoding DUF2007 domain-containing protein, which produces MELLEIAEYSSEIEARLAVNLLQGAGIEGKLLDSNSANMYGTGAITIRLAVDKADEEKARKVLERFS; this is translated from the coding sequence ATGGAACTTTTAGAAATAGCAGAATACAGCAGCGAAATAGAGGCTCGGCTTGCCGTAAATCTCCTTCAGGGCGCGGGCATAGAAGGTAAACTCTTAGACTCTAATTCGGCTAACATGTACGGTACAGGCGCTATTACAATTCGTCTTGCGGTGGACAAAGCTGATGAAGAAAAAGCCCGCAAAGTTCTTGAGAGATTTTCCTGA
- the surE gene encoding 5'/3'-nucleotidase SurE translates to MNILLTNDDGISANGLTMLCERLSELGNVFVAAPREHMSAAGHGLSLGPIDVEQVEVIPGVTGFSINGTPADCVKLAILELVDEPIDLVVSGLNNGTNLGVNIWYSGTVAAAREACFYGIPAVALSTQIHNPAKLKPVCNHALHLLKKLLPLEAGIYNINIPHEPVLGMKVLPQSTVNFHEAYKRVETANGLYYQVVMKNEQPQMPRSDVEAFEEGYITITPLTINQTSSGEISKLEKRINTVKIYRQVNVTAEIEIE, encoded by the coding sequence ATGAATATACTCCTTACAAATGATGACGGCATATCCGCCAACGGCCTCACCATGCTCTGTGAGCGACTCAGCGAGCTGGGCAATGTGTTTGTTGCTGCGCCGAGAGAACACATGTCCGCCGCCGGCCACGGGCTGAGCCTGGGGCCGATAGACGTTGAACAGGTAGAGGTCATCCCCGGCGTTACCGGTTTCAGCATTAACGGCACACCGGCAGACTGCGTCAAGCTGGCGATTCTTGAGCTTGTCGATGAACCGATAGACCTTGTTGTCTCGGGGCTTAACAACGGCACGAATCTGGGCGTGAATATCTGGTACTCCGGCACGGTAGCCGCGGCCAGAGAGGCCTGTTTTTACGGAATACCCGCGGTGGCTCTCAGTACACAAATACATAATCCGGCTAAACTTAAACCCGTCTGCAATCATGCCCTGCACCTGCTCAAAAAGCTCTTGCCCCTTGAAGCGGGGATTTACAACATCAATATACCGCATGAACCGGTGCTGGGCATGAAAGTGCTGCCTCAGAGCACGGTTAATTTTCATGAAGCCTATAAGCGGGTTGAAACGGCAAACGGGCTCTACTACCAGGTTGTTATGAAAAACGAACAGCCCCAGATGCCCCGCAGCGATGTCGAGGCGTTTGAAGAGGGATATATAACTATAACCCCGCTTACTATAAACCAGACCAGCAGCGGCGAGATATCAAAACTCGAAAAACGTATAAACACTGTCAAGATTTACCGGCAGGTTAATGTAACTGCTGAAATAGAAATAGAATAG
- a CDS encoding ACT domain-containing protein, which yields MARKKTRTAGEQICIVTVTGQDKVGIIARLAVTLAQVNVNIIDVNQNVMESYFVMTMACDVAGASATMKEIHARLEDVAREMDLRITFQHENIFKTMHRV from the coding sequence ATGGCACGAAAAAAGACAAGAACTGCCGGTGAGCAGATATGCATTGTTACCGTAACCGGCCAGGACAAGGTCGGCATAATCGCACGCCTTGCAGTAACTCTGGCCCAGGTCAACGTCAACATAATAGATGTCAACCAGAACGTTATGGAGAGCTATTTTGTGATGACTATGGCATGCGATGTTGCCGGCGCAAGCGCGACGATGAAAGAGATTCACGCACGCCTCGAAGATGTAGCCCGTGAGATGGACCTGCGGATAACGTTCCAGCACGAGAATATCTTTAAAACAATGCACAGGGTTTAG
- a CDS encoding PFL family protein: MRISLEEVFETVQMTMDQHFDIRTTTLGINLKDCMSRSLPEVKKSVYQRVVRMGKLLNTHADELEEKYGIPITNRRISITPASLLLEPLPKTKTSVVGLAKALDKAARDADIDFIGGFGALIQKGLTKSDDNLIKWLPDALEQTERVCSFLNLGSTLAGINMTAVDRVGRLIREIASRSENGIGCAKFVVFANAPEDNPFMAGAHHGVGEPDYSLNVGISGPGVVRAIVGKNPACDLTQLSEVIKRTVFKITRAGELVGREMAQLMGVEFGIVDISLASTTAVGDSVAEIIEAMGVSRMGRPGSTAALALLIDAVKKGGAMASGNVGGLSGTFIPVSEDMGMIKAVKTGALNLEKLEALTSVCSVGLDMFAIPGDTPADVISAIIADELAIGVANNKTTGVRVIVAPGTKAGEVIDFGGLLGAAPVMKVSKQGAADFINRKGRIPAPIKALRN; this comes from the coding sequence ATGCGAATATCCCTCGAAGAGGTTTTCGAAACCGTCCAGATGACAATGGATCAGCATTTCGATATACGAACGACCACCCTCGGCATAAACCTTAAGGACTGCATGAGCCGCAGCCTCCCAGAGGTCAAAAAAAGCGTTTACCAGCGTGTTGTCCGAATGGGTAAACTGCTCAACACCCACGCCGACGAGCTTGAAGAGAAATACGGAATCCCGATAACCAACCGGCGTATCTCAATCACGCCGGCATCGCTGCTGCTGGAGCCGCTGCCAAAGACAAAAACTTCGGTAGTAGGCCTTGCCAAAGCGCTCGACAAGGCCGCACGTGATGCGGATATCGATTTTATCGGCGGTTTTGGAGCACTGATCCAAAAGGGACTGACAAAATCCGATGACAATCTCATCAAATGGCTGCCCGACGCACTCGAACAGACCGAAAGGGTTTGCAGTTTTCTCAACCTCGGCTCAACGCTTGCCGGCATAAACATGACCGCGGTAGATCGCGTCGGCAGGCTGATAAGAGAAATCGCATCCCGCAGTGAAAACGGCATCGGCTGCGCCAAGTTCGTGGTATTCGCCAACGCACCGGAGGACAACCCCTTCATGGCGGGCGCTCATCACGGTGTCGGCGAACCGGACTACTCGCTAAACGTCGGCATCTCCGGCCCCGGCGTAGTCAGGGCGATAGTGGGCAAGAATCCCGCCTGCGACCTTACACAGCTCTCCGAAGTTATAAAACGAACCGTATTCAAGATTACCCGCGCAGGCGAGCTTGTCGGCAGGGAGATGGCCCAGCTGATGGGCGTTGAGTTTGGTATCGTTGATATATCCCTGGCCTCGACGACTGCCGTGGGCGATTCTGTCGCCGAGATTATAGAGGCAATGGGCGTAAGCAGAATGGGACGGCCCGGCTCAACGGCGGCACTGGCACTGCTGATAGACGCAGTGAAAAAAGGCGGAGCGATGGCCTCGGGCAATGTCGGCGGGCTCAGCGGTACGTTTATCCCCGTCAGCGAGGATATGGGAATGATCAAAGCGGTCAAGACCGGAGCTCTGAACCTGGAAAAACTCGAAGCCCTCACAAGCGTCTGCTCTGTCGGGCTGGACATGTTCGCGATTCCGGGCGATACGCCGGCTGATGTTATCTCGGCGATAATAGCAGACGAACTGGCGATAGGCGTGGCAAACAACAAAACCACCGGCGTACGCGTGATAGTCGCACCCGGCACAAAGGCCGGCGAAGTAATCGATTTTGGAGGCCTGCTTGGAGCGGCACCAGTGATG